The following DNA comes from Winogradskyella sp. PG-2.
TGTGAAGGAAAAGAAACAGAAGAAGAATACCATGCTAATGTTAAAGCCATTAGAGAAATCTTAAAAGGAAATTTTAAAGATTCGTTACAGCAATTCCGAATTCAGATGAAACAACATGCTGAAAACATGCACTTTGAAGACGCACAGAAAATAAAAGAAAAACTCGAGATTTTAGAGAATTACCAAGCTAAATCAACCATTGTAAATCCTAAGATTAGTAATGTAGATGTATTTTCTATTGTTAGCGATGAAACATACGCTTATATTAATTTTTTACAACTAAGTTATGGTTCTATTATTAGATCACATACACTTGAATTAAAAAAGAAATTACAAGAGTCAGATACAGAATTATTAGAGTTAGCAATAACTGAAATTAGGCGACGGTTTAATTCAAATTCAAAAGAGATCTATGTGCCATTTGAAGTAAATTTAGGTAATGAATTAAAAATAACAATTCCGAAACTTGGAGATAAAAAAAGTATACTAGATTTATCACGACGTAATGCGATGTATTACAGAATGGATAAGCTCAAACAAATTAAAATTATAGATCCAGATCGTCACACCAATAGAATAATGGCACAGATGAAAGCCGATTTACGATTATCAGAAGAACCAAGACATATTGAGTGTTTTGATAATTCTAATATTCAAGGAACAAATCCTGTTGCTGCTTGCGTAGTTTTTAAGAATGGCAAACCGAGTAAAAAAGATTATCGCAATTTTAATATAAAAACGGTAGAAGGTCCTGATGATTTTGCCTCAATGGAAGAGGTAGTATATAGACGTTATAAACGTTTAGTTGAAGAAAAACAACCTTTACCACAACTTATCATTATTGATGGTGGAAAAGGACAACTATCCTCAGCATTAAAAAGCTTAGATGTTTTAGAATTAAGAGGAAAAATTGCTATTATCGGAATTGCAAAACGACTGGAAGAATTATTTTATCCAGATGATCCAATTCCATTATATTTAGATAAGAAAAGTGAGACTTTAAAAATTATTCAGCAATTACGAAATGAAGCACATCGTTTTGGTATAGAACATCATAGAAATAGAAGAAGTAAAGGAGCTTTGACCACAGAACTAGAAAATATTCCTGGAGTAGGCGAACAAACCATTGTTGAATTGATGAAAACCTTTAAAACGGTAAAACGTATTGCAAATGCAAAATTAGATGAACTAGAAGCTGTAGTTGGAGTCTCTAGAGCTAATAAAATTCATAATTATTATCATAAAGAATAAGAACATTGAACTTGTCCCAAACATATCACCATATAATTAAATTGAGATGCACCATCTTGGTTTTAGTCTTTCTTTCACTAAGCTATAATAATATATCAGCACAAGAAGTTCCAGAACCTAAAGTAGGTTTAGTCTTAAGTGGAGGAGGTGCAAAAGGTTTTGCTCATATAGGTGTCTTAAAAGTTATTGATAGTTTAGGTATTAAAATAGATTATGTAGCGGGTACAAGTATGGGAGCAATAATTGGCTCATTATACACTGCAGGTTACTCTGGTAATCAACTAGAGGCGATGTTCAATACTCAAGATTTTGATGAATTAATAAATGATAATTTCCCCAGAGAGACCAAATCATTTTACGAACGCGAAAATTCTGAAAAACATGTGGTGAGCTTACCTTTTGATAAACTTAAACTCAGTTTGCCTTCCGCTTTATCTCGTGGTCAAAATGTATATAATTTATTATATCATTTAATGCTGCCAGTTAACGAAATTAGAGATTTTGAAAAATTACCTATTCCATTTTTCTGCATAGCAACGGATATAGAGACAGGGGAATCATTGATTTTAGATAAAGGCAGATTGGCAGAAGCTGTTACAGCAAGTGGTGCTTTACCGTCCTTATTTCAACCTGTAACAATAGGTGATAGAATTTTAATTGATGGTGGTGTTACTAACAACTTTCCTGTTGAAGAACTCAGAGCAAAAGGAATCGATATTATTATTGGTGTGGATGTACAAGATGCTCTGAAAGATCGAGAATCTTTAAAATCTGGTTTAGATATTTTATCCCAAATTAATAATTTCAGAACCATAAATGCCATGAAAAGCAAAGTAGCTCTCTCAGACATTTATATTAAGCCAGATATTACTAATTTTTCAGTAATCTCATTTACCGAAGGTGAAGATATAATCGCTAATGGTGAAGCGGCTGCCAAATTAAATATTTCTGAATTATTAAAATTAAAAGATAATCAAACTATTCCTCATAGCAGACCATTTACGCAACCTTTAGATAGCATAAAAATTCAGTCTGTCAACATTGAAGGTGTAGAAAGTTATACAAGATCTTATCTTTTAGGGAAATTAAAGTTAAGAGGAAATGAAAAGATGAGTTATGATGATTTTAGGAAAGGAATTAATAATCTTATTGCTACAAATAATTTTGATACATTCAGGTATCAGTTAGAGTCTATTAATAATGATGATGGATTCAACTTAACAGGTAAACTTACAGAATCAGAAACAACGACTTTTTTCAAATTAGGTGTGCATTATGATGGTCTCTATAAAAGTGCGGCATTAGCAAATATTACTAAAAAACAGTTGCTTTTTAAAAATGATATAGCATCATTAGATGTTGTTCTTGGAGACAACTCAAGGTATAATTTCGATTATTTTATTGATAAAGGGTTTTACATTAGTATTGGGCTTAAGTCGAGATATAATCAATTTAATAAAAACGTAAACCCTTTATTAGCTTTAGATGAAGAATCGCCTTTATTAGCTGGTTTGAATAAAATTGATGCAGAGCTTTCAGATTTCACAAATCAAGTTTATTTACAAACAATATTCAGAAAGGACTTTGCACTTAGAATGGGAGCAGAGTATAAACGACTAAAAATCACTTCAGAGACCATAATAGAAGATAATCAGGATGATGAAATTACTTTCGAAAATACTGGATATTTTGGTGTATTCGGTAATTTGAAATTCGATAGTTATAGTGATCGTTTCTTCCCTAAAAGTGGATTTTATTTTAATGGGGATTTACATTGGTATTTAAATGCTTCTAATTTTAATAGAGATTTTAAGAAATTTTCAATTGCTAAAGCAGATATAGGATATGCCTTTAGTTTTAGTGATAAATTAGCGTTTAAGACTGAGGCTAATGGAGGTTTTAAAATTGAAGATAATCCCACAACAGCACTTGGTTTTGCTATTGGAGGTTTTGGGAATAATTTTATAAATAATTTTTCTTCATTTTATGGTTATGATTATTTGGAATTGTCAGGCGATAGTTTTGTAAAGGCAACATTCACTCTAGATTTTGAAATGTTTAAAAAGCATCATTTACTTATAGCGGCTAATTACGCCAATATTGAAGATGGTATTTTTGAATCTGGTGAATGGTTAACAACTCCAGATTATAGTGGTTATGCAATCGGTTATTCATTGGAAACTTTTCTTGGACCTTTGGAAGGAAAATATACCTATTCGCCAGATACAGGTAATGGCTACTGGTTTTTTAATCTCGGGTTTTGGTTTTAGAATAAAAATTCTCAACTTTGTAATCAATGAAACCATTCTGGCAAAACATAAAACTTCATTTACATTTCCTTATCAAAAGGAATCCAGAATAGATATGTATTTTTTGTACCTTTAAAAATAGTTAGATTTATACAGATGACGTATAGATAAATTAACTTTTAAACTAATCAAAAATGCCGTTTTATCATAAACTAGGAAAAATTCCACCTAAAAGACATACGCAATTTAAGAAGCCAAATGGAGGTTTTTATTATGAGCAACTATTCGGAACTATTGGTTTCGATGGCATGTCAACTAATAGTTACCATGAGCAAAGACCAACACAGGTCAAAGCCATTAAAAAGCAATACAGTGTAGCTCCAAAAGTAGCCAAGGAAAATAATATGCAATCTTATCGATTGCATGGTTTTAAAGTGAAACCAGAAAACGATTATTTAGATAGCCGAAAAATTGTATTGACCAATAGTGATTGTAATATCATATTGGCGGCACCAAAACAATCTACTAGAGACTATTTCTATAAAAACACAGATGCAGACGAGTTAATTTTTATCCATAAAGGCACAGGAAAATTAAGAACTATGCTCGGTAATCTCGATTTTAAATATGGTGATTATTTACTAGTGCCTAGAGGGATTATTTATAAACTCGATTTTGATACTGAAGACAATCGTCTTTTTATCGTAGAATCTTATAGACCAATCTATACACCAAAACGTTACCGTAATTGGTTTGGACAACTTTTAGAGCATTCACCTTTCTGTGAACGAGATTTACGACAACCACAAGAATTAGAAACTTATAATGAGTCTGGTGAGTTTCTAATAAAAATCAAAAAACAAGACGAAATTTTTGATATGGTTTATGCGTCACATCCATTTGATGTTATTGGTTACGATGGTTACAACTATCCATATGCCTTTTCAATTCACGATTTTGAGCCTATTACAGGTCGTGTTCACCAACCACCTCCTGTGCATCAAACTTTTGAAACAGATGCGTTTGTGGTTTGTAGTTTCGTACCTCGTTTGTATGATTATCACCCACTAGCAGTTCCAGCTCCATATAATCATAGTAATATTGATAGTGATGAGGTATTGTATTACGTAGATGGTGATTTTATGAGTAGAAATGATATAGAAGCTGGGCATATTTCGTTGCATCCGGCAGGCATCCCGCATGGTCCACATCCTGGAGCAATGGAGCGTAGTATTGGTAAAGTGAAAACTGATGAATTAGCTGTAATGGTAGATACGTTTAAGCCTTTAAAAGTAACAGAAGAAGCTTTAAAAATTGCTGACGAAGATTATTTTAAATCTTGGTTAGAAGATTAATTAAAAAACTAAATGTTTCGGAATGAATCATAATAAATTACCTGCAGATCCTTTAGCACTCATTTTGGGAATAATAGCACTAGTCATTGGTATTGCTGGTTGTTGCTGTTATGGGATTACAGCAATAATACCTTTAATAATAGCAATTATAGGATTAGTAACTGCCAATAAAAGTTTAAAAGCGTATGGACAAAACCCTGAAGCCTATTATCCTCAAACTAGAAGTAATGTTTCTACGGCAAAAATTATAAATATTATAGCTATTGTAATGAACGGTTTAGTCCTTCTTTTCGCAATTGCCGCTATAGTATTTTATGGTACAATGCTGTCATCTGGTATGTTAGATGATTTTAATATAGATACAATTGAAGATGATGATTTCTTTGATACCGAAATAGAACTGGATACTACTAATACATGGGAAGAAGACACTTATATAATTGAAGAAAGTAACGATTCAATTGAAACAGATTCAAAACAAGAAAAATCTTTCGAAGATACAATGAAAGATTTCGATTCTAAATATTAAATAAATTTTTGTTTTATGGCAAAAGAAGTAAAAAATGTAAACTACGGTTTAGAGAAAATATTTGAAGGAGCGCAAGATTTTTTGCCGCTTTTAGGTACAGATTATGTTGAGTTTTATGTTGGTAATGCCAAACAATCAGCACATTTTTATAAAACAGCATTTGGTTTTCAATCTCATGCGTATCGAGGATTAGAAACAGGTGCTACAGATTCTGTAAGTTATGTGTTAACACAAGACAAAATAAAGTTAATGTTAACTACGCCTTTAAATAGTAAATCTAAAATTAACGATCATATTGTAAAGCATGGAGATGGAGTTAAAATAGTAGCACTTTGGGTAGAAGATGCAAGACAAGCCTACAAAGAAACAACATCTCGAGGTGCAAAATCTTATATGGAACCAAGGGTAGAAAAAGATGAACATGGAGAGGTTGTGCGTGCAGGAATTTACACTTACGGAGAAACTGTACACATGTTTGTAGAACGTAAAAATTATAATGGAGCTTTTTTACCAGGTTTTCAAAAATGGGAATCAGATTATAATCCTCCAATTGCAGGATTAAAATATATCGACCACATGGTTGGTAATGTGGGTTGGAATCAAATGAACGTTTGGGTAAAATGGTATGAAGACGTTATGGGATTTGAAAACTTTTTATCTTTTGATGACAAGCAAATTCACACAGAATACTCAGCATTAATGAGTAAAGTAATGTCTAATGGAAATGGTAGAATTAAATTTCCAATAAACGAACCAGCAGAAGGTAAAAAACGTTCTCAAATTGAAGAGTATCTCGATTTTTATGAAGGTGCAGGTGTGCAACATATTGCTGTAGCAACAGATGATATTATTAAAACTGTATCTCAACTACGCTCAAATGGAGTAGAATTTTTGTCAACTCCACCAGAAGAATATTATAGAGCTGTTCCGGGCAGATTAGAAGAATTTAGTCACGAATTGAGAGAAGATATAGAAAAACTAAAAAGTTTAGGTATTATGATTGATGCAGATGAAGAGGGTTATTTACTTCAAATTTTCACGAAACCAGTAGAAGATAGGCCAACTTTGTTTTTCGAAATCATTCAACGTATGGGAGCTCGTGGATTTGGCGCAGGTAATTTTAAAGCCTTATTTGAGTCTATAGAAAGAGAGCAAGCCAAAAGAGGAACACTTTAAATTAAAAAACGCGTCTAGCTCCCTACAGCTAAACGCGTTAAAAAAAACTAACTAATCATCTATATTTCATATAATCGTTAACTTAAAACTATGTTTTTTTGGTCAGTTCTATTATTACATCGGCGTAATTTATAAATGTGAGCATTTAACGAAAAAACAATAAAATCAACTAGGTTTTTGTGTTGTATTTCAATGTTTTAATACATTTGGAATAGTAATTGTATTTATGATAATAGTAACATAAAAATTGCGTTACATTATTTACATTTACAAACTATAGATTATGAAACATTTATTTACCATAATATTACTACTCGTAGGATTTCAAGCACCTAATGTGCAGAAAGAATCTGCTTTCCAAAAAGGTGAGTGGTTTAAATTTGAAATGAGTTATAGCGGTTTTCTAAAAGCTGGGAATGCTACATTATCTGTTAAAGAATCAACTATGGATGGTAAAGGAGTTTATCATGTTGTTGGGAAAGGTTGGACGACAGGTCCTGTAAAGTGGCTTTTTAAAGTTAAAGACCGTTACGAAAGTTATTTCGATAAAGAAACTGGAGTACCTTATAAGTTTATTAGAAAAATTAATGAAGGTGGCCATACTAAAGATGTCGAAATTAAATTTGATCATAAAAACAAAATTGCTGAGGTCCATAACAAAAAGCATGAAAAAACAAAAAAAATAACTACGGATAAAGACGTTCAAGATATGGTTTCAATGTACTATTATTTAAGAAATAGTATTGATACATCATCTTTAACAGAAGGGGATGAAATACAGACAAATATGTTTTTTGATGAAGAAAACTATGGTTTTAAACTTAAATATTTAGGCAAAGAAACAATAAAGGTAGATGTTAATGGTTCTGATGTAAAAGTGAAAACACTAAAATTTAGACCATATGTAATGGCAGGCCGTGTGTTTAAAGAAGAAGAAAGTCTAACACTTTGGGTGAGTGCAGATAAAAATAAAATTCCTTTAAAAATTAAAGCAGATTTAGCTGTAGGTTCACTTAGAGCAGATTTAGTTGAGTTTAAAGGTTTAAAACATTCCTTTCAAATAGAATTCGATAATTAATTTATGTCAGATCAACCTAATTACGACGAGATTTTAAAAGCACTTGAAGAAAAGTATACTAAAATAGACCAAGATACAGATGACCATTTATACGGCTTGTTATATAGCAAGCCAATTACATACTGGGACTATATACAAACAGACGCCTTATTAAACCTTCAAATACAGCGAACCACACTCCCTGATGAAATGGTGTTTATTGCCTATCATCAGATCAATGAACTTATTTTTAAAATGATTCTTTGGGAGATTTCTCAAGTTGCCGAAAAAGAAGATATGGAAGCGGCTTATTTTGAAGGTAAAATTATGCGTATTAGTCGTTATTTTGATATGTTGACGACATCTTTCAATATTATGAGAGAAGGCATGGAAGTTGAACAGTATATGAAATTTAGATATACCTTAACACCTGCAAGTGGTTTTCAAAGTGCACAGTATAGACTTATTGAATTCGCATCTACAGAATTAATAAATCTTATTGATTATCGATTCAGAAAAGATATCAATAGAGACACGCCTTTCACACATGCCTTTGAGCACTTATATTGGCAAGCTGCAGGAAAAGATCATAAAACAGGAAAAAAATCTACACTTTTAGTTAATTTTGAAAAACGGTATAAGGATGAATTTTTAAGGTTTATGGAAATATATAACACCAAAAACCTATGGACTCGTTTTAAAGAATTGCCTTTAGAAGATCAAAAAGATGAAGACTTAATTAAAGCAATGCGCCATTATGATTATACGGTTAATGTGACATGGGTAATGGCACATTATAATGCAGCAAGACATTATATAGAAAGTGGTATAGGAGATGGTGAAGCAACAGGTGGAAGCGACTGGAAAAAGTATATGCATCCTAAATATCAAAAACGGATATTCTTTCCAGAATTGTGGACAGAAGAAGAAATAAAAAATTGGGGAAATAATTTATAATAATAATTAATGCAATTAAAACGATTAGTAGCTATAACCATAATTGCAATAAGTTTATATGCTTGCAAGGAGGATGACTCAGTAAAAAAAGAATATCAGAATGAACTTGCTGAAATTGTTGAAGAAGAAAAAATCTTAGAATTTGGATTTGATCGTAACGATTATGAGTTTAAAAGAGATACAATAAGAAAAGGAGATACATTTGGTATAATCCTAGAGCGAAATAATATAGGCTATCCAAAAATATTTCAAATAGCTGAAAAAGCTAAGGATACTTTTGATATTGCGACAAAACTTCAAGTAGGAAAACCTTATACTTTACTTTTTTCAAAAGAGAATGAAAAAGATAGCATTCAAAAACCTGATACATTTATTTATCAGCAAACTTTAGAAGATTATGTAGTTATTAATTTTAAAGATTCTATACAGGCTTATAGAAGTAGAAAGCCTATTACCTACATAGAGAAAACAGCAACAGGTATAATAGAAAATAATATTTCAGAGACTCTTGAAGAAAAAGGCTTGAGT
Coding sequences within:
- a CDS encoding patatin-like phospholipase family protein, with translation MVLVFLSLSYNNISAQEVPEPKVGLVLSGGGAKGFAHIGVLKVIDSLGIKIDYVAGTSMGAIIGSLYTAGYSGNQLEAMFNTQDFDELINDNFPRETKSFYERENSEKHVVSLPFDKLKLSLPSALSRGQNVYNLLYHLMLPVNEIRDFEKLPIPFFCIATDIETGESLILDKGRLAEAVTASGALPSLFQPVTIGDRILIDGGVTNNFPVEELRAKGIDIIIGVDVQDALKDRESLKSGLDILSQINNFRTINAMKSKVALSDIYIKPDITNFSVISFTEGEDIIANGEAAAKLNISELLKLKDNQTIPHSRPFTQPLDSIKIQSVNIEGVESYTRSYLLGKLKLRGNEKMSYDDFRKGINNLIATNNFDTFRYQLESINNDDGFNLTGKLTESETTTFFKLGVHYDGLYKSAALANITKKQLLFKNDIASLDVVLGDNSRYNFDYFIDKGFYISIGLKSRYNQFNKNVNPLLALDEESPLLAGLNKIDAELSDFTNQVYLQTIFRKDFALRMGAEYKRLKITSETIIEDNQDDEITFENTGYFGVFGNLKFDSYSDRFFPKSGFYFNGDLHWYLNASNFNRDFKKFSIAKADIGYAFSFSDKLAFKTEANGGFKIEDNPTTALGFAIGGFGNNFINNFSSFYGYDYLELSGDSFVKATFTLDFEMFKKHHLLIAANYANIEDGIFESGEWLTTPDYSGYAIGYSLETFLGPLEGKYTYSPDTGNGYWFFNLGFWF
- a CDS encoding CCC motif membrane protein, which codes for MNHNKLPADPLALILGIIALVIGIAGCCCYGITAIIPLIIAIIGLVTANKSLKAYGQNPEAYYPQTRSNVSTAKIINIIAIVMNGLVLLFAIAAIVFYGTMLSSGMLDDFNIDTIEDDDFFDTEIELDTTNTWEEDTYIIEESNDSIETDSKQEKSFEDTMKDFDSKY
- the hppD gene encoding 4-hydroxyphenylpyruvate dioxygenase, with amino-acid sequence MAKEVKNVNYGLEKIFEGAQDFLPLLGTDYVEFYVGNAKQSAHFYKTAFGFQSHAYRGLETGATDSVSYVLTQDKIKLMLTTPLNSKSKINDHIVKHGDGVKIVALWVEDARQAYKETTSRGAKSYMEPRVEKDEHGEVVRAGIYTYGETVHMFVERKNYNGAFLPGFQKWESDYNPPIAGLKYIDHMVGNVGWNQMNVWVKWYEDVMGFENFLSFDDKQIHTEYSALMSKVMSNGNGRIKFPINEPAEGKKRSQIEEYLDFYEGAGVQHIAVATDDIIKTVSQLRSNGVEFLSTPPEEYYRAVPGRLEEFSHELREDIEKLKSLGIMIDADEEGYLLQIFTKPVEDRPTLFFEIIQRMGARGFGAGNFKALFESIEREQAKRGTL
- a CDS encoding homogentisate 1,2-dioxygenase, with translation MPFYHKLGKIPPKRHTQFKKPNGGFYYEQLFGTIGFDGMSTNSYHEQRPTQVKAIKKQYSVAPKVAKENNMQSYRLHGFKVKPENDYLDSRKIVLTNSDCNIILAAPKQSTRDYFYKNTDADELIFIHKGTGKLRTMLGNLDFKYGDYLLVPRGIIYKLDFDTEDNRLFIVESYRPIYTPKRYRNWFGQLLEHSPFCERDLRQPQELETYNESGEFLIKIKKQDEIFDMVYASHPFDVIGYDGYNYPYAFSIHDFEPITGRVHQPPPVHQTFETDAFVVCSFVPRLYDYHPLAVPAPYNHSNIDSDEVLYYVDGDFMSRNDIEAGHISLHPAGIPHGPHPGAMERSIGKVKTDELAVMVDTFKPLKVTEEALKIADEDYFKSWLED
- the uvrC gene encoding excinuclease ABC subunit UvrC, producing the protein MPETTIEIQIKTLPNQPGVYQYFDADEKLIYVGKAKNIKKRVSSYFTKHHEYGKTRVLVKNIVSLKHIVVETENDALLLENNLIKKYQPKYNVLLKDDKSYPWICIKKERFPRVFSTRRVFKDGSEYFGPYTSMKTVKTLLGLIKGLYQLRTCNFDLSQTKIEAGKYKVCLEYHLGNCKGACEGKETEEEYHANVKAIREILKGNFKDSLQQFRIQMKQHAENMHFEDAQKIKEKLEILENYQAKSTIVNPKISNVDVFSIVSDETYAYINFLQLSYGSIIRSHTLELKKKLQESDTELLELAITEIRRRFNSNSKEIYVPFEVNLGNELKITIPKLGDKKSILDLSRRNAMYYRMDKLKQIKIIDPDRHTNRIMAQMKADLRLSEEPRHIECFDNSNIQGTNPVAACVVFKNGKPSKKDYRNFNIKTVEGPDDFASMEEVVYRRYKRLVEEKQPLPQLIIIDGGKGQLSSALKSLDVLELRGKIAIIGIAKRLEELFYPDDPIPLYLDKKSETLKIIQQLRNEAHRFGIEHHRNRRSKGALTTELENIPGVGEQTIVELMKTFKTVKRIANAKLDELEAVVGVSRANKIHNYYHKE
- a CDS encoding tryptophan 2,3-dioxygenase family protein: MSDQPNYDEILKALEEKYTKIDQDTDDHLYGLLYSKPITYWDYIQTDALLNLQIQRTTLPDEMVFIAYHQINELIFKMILWEISQVAEKEDMEAAYFEGKIMRISRYFDMLTTSFNIMREGMEVEQYMKFRYTLTPASGFQSAQYRLIEFASTELINLIDYRFRKDINRDTPFTHAFEHLYWQAAGKDHKTGKKSTLLVNFEKRYKDEFLRFMEIYNTKNLWTRFKELPLEDQKDEDLIKAMRHYDYTVNVTWVMAHYNAARHYIESGIGDGEATGGSDWKKYMHPKYQKRIFFPELWTEEEIKNWGNNL
- a CDS encoding DUF3108 domain-containing protein, translated to MKHLFTIILLLVGFQAPNVQKESAFQKGEWFKFEMSYSGFLKAGNATLSVKESTMDGKGVYHVVGKGWTTGPVKWLFKVKDRYESYFDKETGVPYKFIRKINEGGHTKDVEIKFDHKNKIAEVHNKKHEKTKKITTDKDVQDMVSMYYYLRNSIDTSSLTEGDEIQTNMFFDEENYGFKLKYLGKETIKVDVNGSDVKVKTLKFRPYVMAGRVFKEEESLTLWVSADKNKIPLKIKADLAVGSLRADLVEFKGLKHSFQIEFDN